Part of the Companilactobacillus zhachilii genome is shown below.
ACCTAATTTTTCTTGCTCTTTCCGGCTAGTTTATTCTTTGGTTTTGAATCAATAGTGAATAATCTAGGGTCTTATTACATCAGTTAAAAGATTGACTATCACCACGCATATTAAATATGCGAATTAAGATAATGAGTATGAACAACAAGTATATAAGTTATTGAATAAAACCCAATTTTTCTATTAAAAAAAATGGCGCTAGCAATCCAAAATCGGATTACTGACGCCATTTTGCATTAGTGCTCGAAAGCTGAACTCTGTGGGCAACTGCTCAATTAGGTAGTTAAATCATCAAAGTTATGTGTGGTTCCTTCAACCGTAATTCGGTTACGACCAGCATTTTTAGATTGATATAAAAACTGATCAACGCGGTTAAATAAATCGTCGAAATCTGTATCTTTGGAAGCTAGTTTTGAAACGCCAAAGGAAATGGTGATATTCAAGCACTGGCCGTTTAAAATTAACGGTGTATTTACCAAGGTATTGCGTAAGTCGGTAATGATGGAAGTACACTCTGTTGGACTTTTACCACGGAAGATGATAATAAATTCCTCACCACCAAAGCGGAACAATTGTCCTTTGGCATCGGTTAGAAACATTTCTCGTTCAATGGTATGAGCGACGTGTTTTAATACTTCGTCACCGGTGGAGTGGCCGTACTCATCGTTGAAGTTCTTAAAGTGGTCGATGTCGAACATTGAAACTGTTAATGGTACGTCTTCTTTAGAGTATGTGTCATAAATTTCTTTAGCAGTTTTGTCTAAGTTAGCTCGATTGCGGACACCGGTAAGCTCGTCATAATTGACTTGAATCTGCAGGTCATTATAGTTAAGCATTGTGTCTTGGAGCTTCTTGGCGCAAAAACGGATAATCGACATATATATTAGGAAGACAATTAACATATTAATAATTTCGTATGCAGGGAAAGTATGGTCAGTCCATAATAAGACCCACCAGGCTAATCCGAATAACGTCTGCATACCGAGGTATTTCCATTCTTTATCTTGTAGTTTTTCAGTTTGATTGTAAATGTACAAGATAATCACAATTAGAACTAAGTACGAAATAATGAACAATGGTAAAGTTTTGTTATCAAATCGTTTAAAAATCATGGCTTGATAATACAATAGTGGCATTGCCAAATTAATCAGTAGGGTGATTTTGTTACGCATTAGGTACATGCAATATAGCAGAATCGTCAATTGGGCATTTGCATATAACCAACCATTATTGATGGAACCACTGTTGAGGATAAAGAAGATTTTTTCCAGCATGACCATACTAAAGGCAATGGCAACACCTTCGATTAAATGAACGGAAA
Proteins encoded:
- a CDS encoding GGDEF domain-containing protein — its product is MSEKILEKAIENYLNIDSAIITLVTIGLITIITIIAYSLERRISKRSPVLNKVSVHLIEGVAIAFSMVMLEKIFFILNSGSINNGWLYANAQLTILLYCMYLMRNKITLLINLAMPLLYYQAMIFKRFDNKTLPLFIISYLVLIVIILYIYNQTEKLQDKEWKYLGMQTLFGLAWWVLLWTDHTFPAYEIINMLIVFLIYMSIIRFCAKKLQDTMLNYNDLQIQVNYDELTGVRNRANLDKTAKEIYDTYSKEDVPLTVSMFDIDHFKNFNDEYGHSTGDEVLKHVAHTIEREMFLTDAKGQLFRFGGEEFIIIFRGKSPTECTSIITDLRNTLVNTPLILNGQCLNITISFGVSKLASKDTDFDDLFNRVDQFLYQSKNAGRNRITVEGTTHNFDDLTT